The segment GTGATGCTGCTGGCCGCGACTTGGGACGTGCGCGTGGCGACGTAACCGTCAGCCGCGCGTTTATTTCTTGACGGCCACCACGCGATGGAAGTGCAGTTGCACTTCGCGATCGACGACGCGGCGGACGCCTTCCACGAGGCAATGGGGTTCGTTGTCTTCCTGGCCCAGGCGAATGACTTCCGCGAGCGGCGTGCCCGGCGGGACGGAATAGGTTGATTGGTAGATGATCTGATTGCCAGCGTCGAGTTCCGGCACGATGAAGTGGCAGGTCGCACCGTAGGTGAGCATGCGACTAGCGTACGCGTCGTGGTAGGGCCGCATGCCGCGGAAGCTTGGCAGCAGGCCGTGATGCAGATTGATGATCCGGCCGCCGGCATATTTCCAGCAACTCTCCGCCGGCAGAATGCGCATGTAGCGGGCGAGCAGGATGTAATCGACCTGGTATTCGTCGCAGAGATCCATCAGCCGCGTGTCATCTGGATCGCCATCGCCGTCGTCGATCTGCCGCCAATCGACGTTGAACTGTTCCGCCAAGGAGCGGCAATGGGGGCGATTGCCGATCATCACCGCCGCTTCGGCGCGAATGCGCCCGTCGCGAATCGCGCGTAGGATCGCCAACGGCGGCTCCGTGCGTTGCGTGACGCAGATCGCCAGGCGCGGCCGCGAGGCGCGTTCCTCGGCGCTCCAGACGCGCACGGAGAGTTGTTTTAGTCGACCGATTTCTTCCAGCGCGGGGCGTAGCGCGGGGAACTGCGCCGCCGGCAGCTCGATGCGCAACAACATGGCGAACAGCCCGCGTTCGTCATGGTCGTACATCTGGATCTCGGCGATGTTCGCGCCTTGACCCGTAACGTGATGAATAATCGGATCCGCCAACCCGCGATGATCCGGACCGACGGCGGTGACGACGATATGCATGAGGCAAGTTGGTTGTTTGCGCTAGTGAACCGATGGAGGAATTTCTAATTTCTAAATCAGAATGTCGAATCAAATTTGAATGTCAAATGTTTGAACGATCAGATTTCGCGCTAGTTTTTGTGAATGGCAGTGATCGTCACTTCGAGATTCGTTATTCAAATTTGATTCGACATTAAGTTTTAGAAATTAGGACTTCCAACACTACCTCGCCGTCCAGCCGCCGTCGACCATGACCAGGCTGCCCGTGGTGTAGCTGGAGGCGTCGCTGGCCAGGAAGATGGCGGCGCCTTGGATTTCGTGCATTTGCCCCCAGCGTTCCAGGGCCACGGCGCCGACGATCGATTTTTTCGTTTGCTCCAAGTCGGCGATCGGAATGTTCATCGGCGTCAGGAACGGGCCCGGGCAGATGGCGTTGCAAGTGATGCCATGCTGGGCCAACTCCAAGCCGAGCGTTCGCGTGAGTTGCACCACGGCGCCCTTGCTGGCGGCGTACGGCGTGCGATCGGACAGGCCCACCACGCCCAGGGTGCTCGCGATGCAGATAATGCGGCCGTACTTGCGCGACTTCATGTGCGGCGTTACCGCTCGGGCAGCGAGCCAGACGCCATCGACGTTGGTCGAAATGACTTGCTGGAATTGCGCTAAGGACAGCTCATCGATTGGGCCGCGGATGTTAATGCCCGCATTGGCAATCAAGATATCGACCTTGCCGTATTCCTCGAGCGCTCGAGCGACCATGTCTTGATTATCTTCCGGCGACGCGGCATCCGCGCGGACGGCGATGGCGCGATGACCGTAGTCGCGGGCGAGCTCTTCGGCCGCGGCCTGGCCTTCCTCAAGATGCCGGCTGGTGATCAGCAAATCCGCGCCGGCGGAAGCCAGCCCGGCGGCCATGGCCTGGCCGAGTCCTTTCGATGCGCCGGTGACGATGGCCACTTTGCCGGTGAGATCGAATTGCTTGATGCCGGGAAGCATGGGGTGGCTGTGGGCTTGAGGCGAAGAGATAGGAGGGCCACGGTCCCGCTAGCATAACGCGGCGACAGAGCGGCGACGAGTCGGCGATTTTGGGTATGGCGTTGTTGCCGCTAAGCCCAGGGAAGGTCCTCGGAGACTTTTTTATCGTCCACGTCGTCGAGGACCTTCCCTGGGCTTGACTGGACGAGCGCTGCTTACAGCTCTACGCCGCTTGCTCGTCGCACGGAATCAGCTTTGGCGTGCGGATCCGCGTGCCGAAGACGCCGCCGTGGGCTTGGGCGAGTTGGCGGAAGTTGTGGCGGAGGAATTCGTGCAGCGACGGGGGCGGATTCCGGCTCAGCCATTTGTCGACGAAGCGTTTCATCTCGGCGTCGTATTCGCATTTGCTCGAGGAATGCACGTGGCAGCGGCCCGGCAAGCGACGGATATCGCCGTCAAACGCCGGGCCGATGTGCCACAGTTCGTGGAACACGGTGATGAGCTTTTCCTCGAACGGCAATTGCTGGAACCGCGGCAGGTAGAAGCTCAGCAGGTAGAGCATCTCCGTGCCGGACGGATCGTGCAGCCGTTGAATCGTCCAACGCCGGCGACGGCGGGTCATGAACAGACTGCCTTGCTCGAAGCGGAGCGGCGTCAGCGAGGCTTGAATGCCGTGCGAGACCGCTTTACGCGTCTGGCAGTAGCGAATCGCCACGCGTCGCATATCGACATGCGAGAATTCTTCGACCCGCGCGACCATGTCGTGACAAAGTCGGCGGATGTGGCCGGTGAAGTCGAAGCCGGCGGACGGGCTATATCGATCCATAACGCTATCCGAGGCGTGAGTTCAATTCTTTCAAGATGAACCGCTCGATGGCGAAGCGGAAACAGAAGAAATGCACTGGAATGCCGGCGAGGACCCCGAGGATGCCGGTAATAATCTGGATCTGCGTCAAATCCAAACCTGCGCCGCCTAATACAAGTGCGGTGACCATGCCGATGACCAAGCCGACGCCAAATCCAACTACCAGCGAAAGCAGATAGTAGACTGCAAAGGCTTTCACGTACGCGATGGTACTCACGAAGTACTGCGTGAACTGCGGAGCGAGCGCCTCGGGAGACCGATACGGGTTGTCGTCGATGGCGGCTCCGAGTGAACGGATTTGTGCAATGGCGCGTGACGAATGGGCACGACGATTCTACAAAAAAAGCCCAGGGAAGGCCTCCCCGGGCTTGGATTGCATTGAGAATCTTTGGGGGCCTTCCCTGGGCTTAGGGAGGACCAGCGCATTTTTGCGGACTAAGCGTTCGTCGTCTCGAACTTCGGCTTGGACGACTTTTGCGTGACGCGATCGCGGACGCCGACGAATTCCAGGATCGCCCGCTCGCCCGCATCACCCAGTCGCGGCGTGGCGAGGCGCACTACGCGGGTGTAACCGCCGGGGCGACCTTCGAAGCGTGGCGCCACGTCGTCGAACAGAATCCGCACGGCCTGCTTGTCGCCGAGCATTTGGATT is part of the Planctomycetia bacterium genome and harbors:
- a CDS encoding formyltransferase family protein, with protein sequence MHIVVTAVGPDHRGLADPIIHHVTGQGANIAEIQMYDHDERGLFAMLLRIELPAAQFPALRPALEEIGRLKQLSVRVWSAEERASRPRLAICVTQRTEPPLAILRAIRDGRIRAEAAVMIGNRPHCRSLAEQFNVDWRQIDDGDGDPDDTRLMDLCDEYQVDYILLARYMRILPAESCWKYAGGRIINLHHGLLPSFRGMRPYHDAYASRMLTYGATCHFIVPELDAGNQIIYQSTYSVPPGTPLAEVIRLGQEDNEPHCLVEGVRRVVDREVQLHFHRVVAVKK
- a CDS encoding glucose 1-dehydrogenase, whose product is MLPGIKQFDLTGKVAIVTGASKGLGQAMAAGLASAGADLLITSRHLEEGQAAAEELARDYGHRAIAVRADAASPEDNQDMVARALEEYGKVDILIANAGINIRGPIDELSLAQFQQVISTNVDGVWLAARAVTPHMKSRKYGRIICIASTLGVVGLSDRTPYAASKGAVVQLTRTLGLELAQHGITCNAICPGPFLTPMNIPIADLEQTKKSIVGAVALERWGQMHEIQGAAIFLASDASSYTTGSLVMVDGGWTAR
- a CDS encoding putative metallopeptidase, which produces MDRYSPSAGFDFTGHIRRLCHDMVARVEEFSHVDMRRVAIRYCQTRKAVSHGIQASLTPLRFEQGSLFMTRRRRRWTIQRLHDPSGTEMLYLLSFYLPRFQQLPFEEKLITVFHELWHIGPAFDGDIRRLPGRCHVHSSSKCEYDAEMKRFVDKWLSRNPPPSLHEFLRHNFRQLAQAHGGVFGTRIRTPKLIPCDEQAA